A single window of Solea solea chromosome 9, fSolSol10.1, whole genome shotgun sequence DNA harbors:
- the LOC131466172 gene encoding transmembrane protein 79-like yields the protein MSTSGLQVTNRQNVKELDSMKESISDIINQLQDIDPARLSFSPFLDLDTQISLAPVSDSPESSMEELHSSSHSVTGSQRSLEAPPTAHQPKKSARCHQQPSDGLPPEPRVDQTEEGELDPTFSSPIITAHNLDAVTENCVSTPNPASQGDLPNGTDTPKWSPESTNLDCTVDEGRPLLGPPPESVELTVWSADGRQETCDATEEVSERGRCCCRCCQCKCCQSGRVAAFFSALASLLCAAGILYALYFYVPIKPPECPDIASRIIFTFCCCVVAAVPILLAMLVGTVYQFCAGSFNLQEPFSGRRTLQRLFVTSSSEQLLLYVLNLVVMAALLPQDELKLVPIAVAMFMFGRLVYWVNLHVCSLWRGFGSGLTVFPLLAMVALNLFLMYNLNLKAPLFVSQDALYNQVTPSSWSGETSQRPSGTPDVLPTDILDSQ from the exons ATGAGCACCTCAGGGCTTCAGGTCACCAACCGGCAGAACGTGAAGGAGCTCGACAGCATGAAGGAGTCCATCAGTGATATTATCAACCAGCTCCAGGACATAGACCCGGCCAGACTCTCCTTCTCCCCCTTCCTGGACCTGGACACTCAGATCTCTCTGGCGCCGGTGTCAGACAGCCCCGAGTCCTCGATGGAGGAGCTGCACTCGTCCTCCCACTCTGTCACCGGCTCCCAGCGTTCCCTTGAAGCACCACCAACAGCACATCAGCCAAAGA AGTCTGCTCGCTGCCACCAGCAGCCCAGTGACGGCCTCCCACCAGAGCCACGAGTGGATCAGACAGAGGAGGGGGAACTGGATCCAACTTTTTCCAGTCCGATCATCACAGCGCACAACTTGGACGCTGTCACGGAAAACTGCGTCAGCACTCCAAACCCAGCCTCTCAGGGAGACCTTCCCAACGGCACAGACACACCGAAATGGAGTCCAGAATCCACCAATCTGGACTGCACCGTGGACGAGGGTCGCCCGCTGTTAGGCCCGCCTCCAGAGAGTGTGGAGCTGACAGTGTGGAGCGCAGACGGACGGCAAGAGACTTGTGACGCCACAGAGGAGGTTTCAGAGCGGGGACgatgctgctgccgctgctgtcaGTGTAAATGCTGTCAGAGCGGCCGAGTTGCCGCCTTCTTCTCTGCCCTGGCCTCTCTTCTTTGTGCAGCTGGGATCCTCTATGCACTCTATTTCTACGTCCCCATCAAACCTCCAGAATGCCCTGACATAGCCAGCCGCATCATCTTCaccttctgctgctgtgtggtgGCAGCCGTCCCCATCCTGCTCG CGATGCTCGTGGGCACAGTGTACCAGTTCTGCGCTGGCTCCTTCAATCTGCAGGAGCCGTTTTCAGGAAGACGGACACTTCAGCGGCTGTTTGTCACATCATCCTCGGAACAGCTTCTCCTCTATGTCCTCAACCTCGTCGTCATGGCAGCTCTGCTGCCTCAAGACGAGCTGAAGTTGGTGCCAATAGCGGTTGCCATGTTTATGTTTGGAAG GCTCGTTTACTGGGTCAACCTGCACGTGTGCAGCTTGTGGCGAGGCTTCGGCTCAGGCCTGACCGTCTTCCCGCTCCTCGCCATGGTGGCTCTCAATCTGTTCCTCATGTATAACCTGAATCTCAAAGCGCCACTTTTCGTCTCTCAGGACGCCCTCTATAATCAGGTCACCCCCTCTTCCTGGTCAGGGGAGACATCACAGAGGCCGAGTGGCACACCAGACGTCCTACCCACAGACATCCTGGACTCTCAGTGA
- the ctdspl3 gene encoding CTD small phosphatase-like protein 3 — translation MRLRSQRTVSPCSETPKRRKSIKATPRRRRLSVTESPLQTKVEEANDSHLSDDEVPTMTRRRLPRRRARKRAVAVDNSETDLDFKTPIRSIMRHQRILTEINSASPPTSTARNIYSPIVRFLTPSKENRKGARRKNSIVMSPEQGVFGYGSIDLLAGEEEDDVFDPFTFIKNIPSQSQHSQPRLRDIPPKTRSCPESTLVVDLEETLMFSSLNVIEDAEFTFLTVFQDHQYKVHMILRPHVKEFLQSMAKVYELFVYTCAKKEYAEKILDILDPQRKLFRHRLYQDDCACVLGHYIKDLSVLGRDLSKTVVLDNAPHTYPYHLMNAIPIKSWSGEAEDRELLKLIPYMEKLSAAEDFREVLKKRKDHFHRLLTED, via the exons ATGAGACTCCGGTCTCAGAGAACGGTTTCACCGTGTTCGGAGACGCCGAAGAGACGCAAGAGCATAAAAGCGACTCCGAGACGAAGGCGCCTGTCGGTGACCGAGAGCCCGCTTCAAACCAAG gTTGAAGAGGCTAATGATTCCCATCTCTCAGATGATGAAGTCCCTACAATGACAAGGCGCCGGCTGCCACGTCGCCGGGCAAGGAAGAGAGCGGTTGCCGTTGACAACAGTGAAACAG ATTTGGACTTCAAGACCCCGATCAGGTCCATCATGCGGCATCAGCGCATACTAACTGAGATCAACTCAGCGTCGCCACCCACCTCAACGGCCAGAAACATCTACTCGCCAATCGTACGTTTCCTCACACCCAGCAAAGAGA atagGAAGGGTGCGCGACGCAAAAACAGCATTGTGATGAGCCCAGAGCAAGGTGTATTTGGTTATGGCTCCATTGACCTTCTTGctggtgaagaagaagatgacgtCTTTGATCC ATTTACCTTCATCAAGAACATACCGTCACAGTCTCAGCATTCCCAACCCCGACTCCGAGATATTCCACCTAAGACCCGGAGCTGTCCAGAATCCACGCTGGTGGTCGACCTG GAGGAGACACTGATGTTCAGTTCTCTGAACGTGATCGAGGACGCAGAGTTCACCTTCCTCACCGTGTTCCAGGACCATCAGTACAAG GTGCACATGATCCTGCGACCACATGTGAAAGAATTTCTGCAGTCCATGGCAAAAGTCTATGAG CTGTTTGTTTACACATGTGCAAAGAAGGAATACGCTGAGAAGATACTGGACATCCTGGACCCGCAGAGAAAACTGTTTCG ACATCGTCTGTATCAGGACGACTGTGCCTGTGTCCTCGGCCACTATATCAAAGACCTGAGTGTCCTGGGGAGGGATCTCTCCAAGACGGTGGTTCTGGACAACGCACCGCACACATACCCGTACCAT CTGATGAACGCGATTCCCATCAAGAGCTGGTCTGGCGAGGCCGAGGACAGAGAGCTGCTCAAACTCATCCCTTACATGGAGAAACTGTCTGCAGCG GAGGATTTTCGGGAGGtgctgaagaagaggaaggatcACTTCCACAGGCTGCTGACGGAGGACTGA